The window TAAGCTTCTACCTTCTTCAAAGTTGTCGATAAACCTTTTTTTGAATTGATCCACACAACCACTCTTTAGGTATTGAAGTACCCCTTCAACATTATCTTTCAGAGCATAATAGAAGCCTTCTTTATACTCATTGAAAAATTCTTTTTCTACATCAACCACCATATAACCAGCATCTTCTGTAGGGCAAACTTCTGATTCTGTGGGGATCGAGTAGAGCCTGTATTTATAGCTATTCTTTTTGCCTTTAAGCTCTTTGTGTGGTGAAAAAAAGATGCTTATCCCTCCAGTCTTTTCCACCACTGCATACTCATAATAATAACTCATCTCGCTCACCCCCCTCTCAAGCTCATATTCTTGGATTTCCTCTTTCAATGTGAGGCTATCTTCAAAGAAGACCTTCTGGTAGTACCTCTGGAAATATTCTTCGAATTCCGAATATAGATGCCTTTCGACTACAGCGATAGACTGGTGGCAGTTAATAGTTTTTGCTATTGTAAATTTATCAAGCCATTCTTTTTTAGCATTCGTGTGAGATGACAGCTCGGTTATTAAAATATAGTCCTCTTCATCTTGCTGGTGGTCAGTCAATTTAAAATGATAGACATCTAAACCCATATCAGTTAAAAATTGTGTTTTAATTTGGCTTCAATAATACCGACAATTCTGCCTATAGTATGAGCTGTTTACCGAAGGTATTAATCACTAATTGAAACGGCGTAACTAAAGAAAATACTAAATCTAATTCAGACATTCAGATCTATTCGGGATGAACTTGTTTAATCCTAAATTTCATGGATAATTAAGTGGAGTGTATCTGTGCTAACACTATCAACGAGCAGCTTCATATCCCTGATCGGCCTTCCATAGTTTCTTTTACCATCGCCTCCTGCTCCTACAAGAGTATCGTTGATGCTGGCATTGAGCTCTGCCAGATCGATGTTGTAAAATCCGCCATACTTCCAATTGCAGCCTACCTTGAACTGATAGATAAACTCATTCATGGTACCGATAGCCTTTTTGTCATTATTAGTACGTGCCAAGGTTATGGCTCCGATTACGTTCTTGATCAGTGGAATCTTTTGCTCATCGATCACCCCATCATGGAGCATCTGGCGAATAAGGTTTAATAAGAAGAGCTCTGGGAAATTGGCAAGGTCTTTCTTCAGGATGTCGGCCAGAAATAATGAGTAGTAGGTCTTGTTGTTGATGAACACCAGACATTTCCTTCTTTATACGGTAAAGAGATGCCCATTCCAGTCTCCAAGCGGGGAAGGCAATACATTAACCGCTTGTTTTAAGACTACTGATCCGAATAAGTCTTGCAGCTTTTTAGAACAAAATATAATGGCCATGGTAAAATTAAAGATGTATTACAGTCCTCTCCTGCTATCAAACCAAAGGCTAATTGTATTTACTAAAATAAGCACATCTTCTACATCGGTGGCCTTGTTTAGACGGATAAGCTTATCTAGCTTTTTAAGTATGCGCCCAACATCATTTTGTTCTTTCTATAATTCTTCAAAATGAACATCCCATTCAAGCCTGTGCTGTGTGAGTGAGTATTCATAATTGGGGCCTCCGTATATTTTATCAGCATCATAATCATCCTGTCCATCATCTTCCCAAAAACATATATGACAGATTTCCCATGCACATCTCTCCTCCAGCGTGGGAAATCCACAGGAAGGACAGGTATTCCCAAGCCCTTTAACATCATTCCTTCTGTCTGCTCCATTTAGTTTTGGTAGATGATCATTAAAGTATGCTCTTCTTCCTTTTAGATTTTTAAGCGGCTCCTCCATATTAATATAATGATACTCCTAAGACCATAACCGCTTTAATCTAGACCAAAAATTTGAATTTCCTTTCCATTCAGTGGATGGCTCTTTTATTTTGAAATCGGTATTACTGATTGGCTCCACAAAATGCTTGTTGATTTTAACTTCAATCCTGTCTCTATCTTTTACGACAACTCCAGTGTCTCCCCTATGGTTGGAGTTGATCTTTTCAAACTTTCCTAGCTCAAGCATCTTCTTCAGAATTCTTCTGCCATCTTCAAAGTCTGAATATACCTGTATTGGTGAAGGGTGATACTCCTTAGTTGATTTGATATATATCGAAAAAAAGTAGGGGTCAAGAACGCCGAATTCAAGACCAAAGGTTAAAGGAGTTTCGATACTCTGTCCTGTTTTTAAGTTAATGAACCCACAATGAAACCCATGAAAAAAGTACCTCCATCCATTGACCACACCAGATTGCTTACATGGATTCCCTCGGTAAGGATTTAAGGTTTCAAGAGGATAATCGGGCTTGATTTCCACCTTCAGTTCTTTAGCTAATGCAGTAATTAGCTTCTGGGACAGAATCCGATAGTCTTTAGCACATTGTTCAAAAAAATCTTGGTGCGCAGAAATTTCTTCATCAGTAATAAGCTTTACGATGTTTATCTCATCTAGCATGGTATGAATACCAATTTGAAAACCTGGTAAGGAATCCTTCCAGACATTGCCTATCCTTTCGCGTTGGGTTTTGATCTTTTCCCCAAATACTACTTATACCTAATTCCCCTAGGTTGCCCTTTAATAGTCTCAACTGTTGGTAGTTGGTCGAGACTCTCACAAACCTCAATTCTTTCTACTAGCTCCAAATCATTTACTTAGTAAAGCCTGCATTTTCACTACCATAGTTCCTATCCCTATCAATGTACCGTGGCGGTTTTCACAGAGTAACCATTCGTATTTTTTTGAGACCAAATAATACTCAAAAGCATAATGCTCCTCAATCAGTGTCTGAATTGGGCCTATGTAGCCTTGGAAAAGCCAGAACTTACTTAGATTATGGTCAGAGTCACTGATGATAAACCAAATGTTTTCATTATCATCTACAAGTTTATACAGACACTTATAAGCATCATCCTTTTTGAAATGGATTTGATAAGGAACACCCTTCAAGTTTTCCCACCACCAATTAAACCGAGTGTTAGAGTTCTCTTTTACTACAAAAGCCCTTTCTATCTTCTTCATGATTAGTGGCCATTCATGAATTCCAACAGGCTTAAACTCCTTAGATGAAATACCTAAGGCTACTGATAATTTTGTAATACTCTCTTTGATACCAGACATAATATTAAGCTCTTTTCTCGATTGCAATAGTCAATACGTCGTGGTAGCAATCATTTGTACTACACCTATATTCAAATTTGAGTGATGTATAATCATCAAAGGGAAGTGGACTATTACAGCACATGATTCAGTCATTGTTGTACTAAACTTAACCAATCAGCGGTTCTGTGCAACAGTTAGAGAAAATTAGTGAAAGCCCATTGAATTTTGTGTTCTAATTGTTGTTGGAGCTAGCCTTCATTATTTTTTTACATAGTCTGTGTCAGTATGAGAGAAATATGATACTCAAGCTGATGGTTGTTAAGTTACCCCTAAGCGCAATCTTAGTTGATTCTATATCAAAAACCTGTCTTACTTTTTTGATGTTGAGGGTAATCAATAGGACATAATAGAAGATAAAGTATTGGATTTCAATTATGCCCCAGAAATCCACCAGTCCTAGAAGATTAGCTATAGTATAAATCAGGATTATTGATGGCAGAAGAAGTGCCAGTATCCAGCCAGTATATTTCCTTATAATTAATCCTAAAACCATTATGAGCAGCAGAATGGGTTCTATTAGCATCCCGATTCGGAGGTCAAATCCCCAGCTAGAATAATCATACAAATGATATAAGGAAGCAATCGCCTTTGAGACAACAAGCAACAGCAAAACTCCATATACTATTATGTGCGATCCGCTCATCCTTGGTCAGATTTGATTAACCCCAGCTACCATTGAATACAGCAGCCGCCCATTCACTGCCTTTGGCCGAACGGACGCAAAGCTAGCTACCTGCCTTGTCAATGGCACCCATGCCAGCGGGGCGGTTGCTTTATTCTGTTGTTGGCATGCGTTTTTAATTTTTATAATACTATGCCTCTGTCCACCTCCACTAACTTATAGGCTTTAGAGTCACAATCATATTTGAAGGTAAACATCCATAAAGCATCGCCTACACGAGTCATATCATGAGTCCGCCTATTCTTATATTTGATTTTATAGGCAAATACAGGCAAGCGCAGAGAGTCCTGATTTAGAGATACTGCGCGAAAGTCCAGCTTTATTAAATTCTTATCGATAAGGCCAGCATATTCTTTTAGCAGCTTATGCCTTTCCTTATTCCAATAGATGTTATTCTTATTTATATTGATTACTCTGTGCGGAGAACTATTGTCATCTATGGACGATATTCCATATCCGCTAACGATAATAATGCTGTCTTTTAGATGAGATGAAAGCTCTTTCACCACAAGGTCAAAGGCCTGCTTGTGAATACCATCTGGTTCTTCATTAACGATGCTTTGACCAAAGACTTGTTGGCACATCATCAGAAGTAAAATTATGAAGCTCTGCTTTTTCATCACCAGATGATTTTAATGCATGCCAGTCGAGTCACGCGAGGGAATTTCACCCTCACGTTCTCACGGAACCGTACGTGAAAGTCTCCCTTCATACGGCTCTTCTTGTTTAATCACTAATATAATACATTTTGGATGTGCCAGTACCTTTTCAAGGTAATTGGCAGTGATCTCATTTCTTGCCGTTCTATCATCCCATTGCTAGTTGTATCACAGCTAAAATCAAACAAGTCAGGACCTTCGCTCCAGCTCCATTACAGAGCATTCATCACTACTACTACCTGATCCGCCACCACTATCTCACACTATCCTTGTATGACTGCTTCCCTTCTTCAGGTTAACAGTGCGATAGTGACTTCTCTTGTTCCATACAAAAGCCTATGCTGCATTCCTGTCAACTTTACCCCGAATGCCGTGTGATCAGAAATCAGGTCATCCTTCACACTCTCTTCACAGATGCGGACGTAGCACCTGCTTTCGACATTGCTTTATATCCTAACGAGGCTTCGTAGTTGATTCAAATTATTCAGCTCTACAGCACACACCTACAGGAATATCGGTTCCCGTTTTTCCTTATCGCTCACCACCAAAGGCAGTTACTCCTCCAGCAGCATAAGTTGGTTTGCAGACTCCCCCTGACGGGCGTCTGCGGAAGTCCAATACTCCTCCTCTGAAAGCAAGTCGGCCAGCCAGTTCTCTCGGCCTCCGCAATTGTGGATCCCTCAAAAGAAAAGCCTTCCATCTTTTGTACAGCATCCTCCTCCAACTGTTGCTGGAGTCGGTTCAAGACACACACGTCCGTTGAAAAAAGCAGATGCCCTTCACCGCCATTTGCCGAATGTACGCATAAATTGCTTTCTGGATTGTCAATGGCTGAACGAGCTGGGGGCATTTGCTTTATTCTGTTGTTGGGCGGCGTATTATTTATTTTCAAATTTCACTAGTGCCTCTTCTTCGCCATGTAGCCAATCATAATAAAGTTCAAGGACTAAAGCTGACATGGAGTCAGGATGATCTACTCCCATATCCAACATGTATTTCTGTAGTCTTGATCCACTCCAGAGCCCCCAATTATTACGCAACCACATTCCCAGTCCATGATGATACTTTATTGTTTCATTTCTTGAGGATAGTGTTTTTATTTCCTTTATGTCTTTCTCAGATAATATCTTATTCAATGTGGCAAAGCTATCTCTGAGGTCTTTTGGTATATAAACTCCGTTCAAGGAGTCTTTATTGATTCTAGCTAGATAAGCTTCATTATCAGCTTTTTGCTTTTCTTGGTACTTCTTTATTTGCTGATCCAGATGTATTGGCTTCTTATTAAGATGTCTATGGTAGGAAACTAAAATCGTATTATAAATTTCCCGAGTCCCATAAAGCCCTAGCTTATTGAAATACTTTGTTATTCGTGAACCATCATACAACTTCCACGCATGAAAGAAATCTGTTCCATTCCGAAATTCATCATGATAGTAGATACTATCTTCTGGATAGGTTTTAACCACCTCAAGCTCCTTCTCTGATAACGTTTTATCTAATATTTTAATGGCTTGAGTCAAGTTTTTGGGGATTCGTATTTCATATGCGTCCTTCTTTGCATTCGACTGCCCAAAAGCTAAAGTTGAAATACTGAATAATAATATCGTAAGCAGGTGTTTCATTCATGCGTATTTATGACGCCCAACGTCCATTGAATAAAGCAGGGGCTGCTCACCGCTGCGTCTACATGGACGATAAGATAAAAGTTTTGTAGTTCAATGGCAAAGAGCTCTTACAGCCCTTGCTTTATTCTGTTGTTGTGCGGCGTATTTTATTATTTTTTATTCACGTACAAACTGTAATCCCACTGGTACCATCACTTTACCTTTCAGGTATGGGTTAATATAAATTTTTAAGGTATCGGATTCATTTTCTGGCTGTAGAAGATATAAGTCAAGAAAATGCCCACCTCCATTATTCAATGATTGTCCATTATAGCGATTTTGCAATGCTACGGCAGGTTTTTGATAACTCGGATTATCAACAGTCATCCTACCAATCATTTGAAGTTTATTCCCATTTTCAGTCCTAAGGCGAGATAAAAAGTAATAGGATGAACCAATACTATTATTGAGATCTGCATTCTTGATAGTTACTGGGTTATCAGCCGTATACCCGTAACTTTCATCAGTGGCCTGTTCAATATTAGAAAAGAACTTTTGATTACTAGCGACACATCCAGTAAGCAGTATGCCTACGATAATAACTTGTATGATTGTTTTCATTGCAGATTGGTTGTTCTAAGCTCTTATATGACGCACAACTACTGTATATACTCCACAGTGGCGTATATTTTACTTTATCATTGCCTTAACATACACCTTGAATGACTGAAATCCAAACCATTATATAGTCAATGTATAGTGTTCAAAGCTATTTAGCCTACAAGTACGATCTGCCTCTGCGGTATAGATTTCAGTAATGAAAATAAATACCCGAGGGCTCATGTCAGCAGATGAATAGATGCTCTCATCGCCCCCAAGCCTGCTGTGGCTGATCTTTTTTGGCTACTTTTGACAAGCTTTTGTTCTGGAATAAAATTGAGAAACAACTGGTGTTAGCATGAAGAAGAATGACCCTCTTTTTCAGTAAGTTGTGCAACAGCTACTGTTGTTGTGTACTGTTTATTATTTTTTATTGAACGAGCTGATACCAGAATCTAACATTCGCTTTTTCATCTCTTAGCATCAGCACATATTTAGCAGTTTCCTCTTTACTTGGAGGGTTCTTTTTATACTGCACTGGATTTTCTCTATTCTTGGAAAGCTCCTTTGTAGCAGTCAGTGTGGATTTTTAGGCTGCGAAGGCTTTGATTCACTAAGAACGGCTTCCATTCCCCTTTTCCATGCATTGATGAATACACCTTCTTGTCCACTTCATTAAAGATTAAAGGCTCACCTGCCATATATCCTATAACATACCATTCTGCCAGTCACCGCGATTTGATCCAGTTAAACTCTCTTTTGTTTCTGGATTTCTACCCTTTGAAAGATTAAATCTTTTCCTTCTCTTGGTCTATCTTCTTTACCTCTTGCTGAAGTGTAGCCAAATCAACTCTCTTTAGTTGAACTTCCACCTGATTGTGTTCACCCAGAATAATAGATTGCTTGTGAAAGTAATGTTTCTCCCCCTTCTTATCCATAACCATCAGCGTTACATGATCTCCTGAAGGCAGTGAACCACTTACTGCTTCTCCATTCTCAAAGTACAATTCCAATATTGAGTTGCGGTCATGAAAAACTAAATAAGCTAGCTGCCTAAAATCAGCATCTTTAAACCGTACAATAAGCTCTGTAGGTTTCTCGATCTCCAGAAATCGGTCACAATTAATCCAGCCTAAATTTTTGATGGAGGAGTGAAATATGGCTGGAGAGCCAGCAGCAGCGGTATCGGCATTGAGTCGTGCTAGAAGAATCGCCTCATCATTAGTCATATAGGTGGAGTCTTTGAAGCGAAAGATTTGATCTCCTACCTGTTGATAATATTCTACAAAAACACAATCCCTACCATAAGGCAGCGGTATAATCGTCTCATGTTTGACAACGATCGTATCACTTTGGACTTCCAGCAACTCCCAATTCATGAATCCCTGCTCTGTAAAGCTCCCCTGAAAGAAGTCTGCATCAGCAAATCCTTCCTTGTTAGGTATGCTAAGCCAGATCTGCTTGTCTTTACGTAGCTTCAGTATTTTGCCCGCACTGCTTGCACCAATGAAAACCATGCCAGTGGATTCAATCAGCCTGCCATCGGAGGTGGTGGATAGACCATTAGCCATCATGTCTGACTTGGAAAATACCTCCTTTAGTTCAAGTTGCACCTCTCCTACAGGCGCTGATCCATTCTCCAGCACAAAAGCGTTCGCAGGGACTTTCAGCACACTCCCCTGCTCACCCCTCAGGTTGGTGACAGTATCCTGTCTGATGGTAAATGTTTGGGCGGAGGCTGGTTGAAAATCTATTCTTGTGCTGGCATACGCCTCCTCTACTTTCGCTTCGGGTTTGCATGCAAAGAGGAGCAAAGGCAGGAAAAAGAAAACTACTCTCATAAAGATTTAGTAAAAGGGATATTCTATAAAGCGCTCATAACTATTAGTAATATAGCATAGAAGTAACTAAAAGATTACTACTGATTGATAGCCTCTTCTACGGCATTCACAGCCTCTTTTACAGACAGCGTATATACACCTGCTTTGCCTGTTTCATAAGCTTCTTTCCAGAGATAATACCCCTCTGGTATATGTGGAGGCTCTTTGCTCTCAACTAGCTGCATTACACTAGCATCAATCGAAGTTACTGACATGGGCAGATGCGGTAGCTCATCAGTGATACTATTTTCAGTGTGGGGATTTTTGAGGCGTAAATGGTGAAGGGCAATGTGAACTATAGTATCCCGCTCCCCCATGTCTACCTGAAGTATTTCTAGTGTTGAATTCTCTTCATGCTTCCTAGTCTCATACTGCCAGACCTGACCAGCTTGATATTTATAATCATTCATAAGACTTGAGCTAACTGAAGGATGATCTTTCCCGCCACAGCTAGTCAACAAGGTAATTATCATGCAAATGAGTAATAGGTTAATAACCTTAGAATTGTTCCAGTACGGGTTTTCCATAGCTTCAGGTAAAGGATCTGACATTGAAAAGGCAATTAGCATCACAAGGTATGTAAATGAATTTCTAAGATCTCTGCTAACAGTCTTTTCTGATAGCTAATGCTTATGCTTTCTTTTTAATATATCGATAGCAAGTAAGATTTCCTGTTTATTTGTTACTGAATACACCTTCTCGTATAGCTCTCTTGCTTTTAAGAATTCTCCTTTTCGCTCCAGAACCCAAGCAAGAAAGAAATCAGCTTGTATATAATTTGGGTCTAATCTTATGCACTCTCTTAAATCCATTTCTGCTTTTTCTAAGTCTTGAAAGGCAAAATATTTAGTTCCTCTTTGCCATAGCAGATCAATTGTCTGATGTTTAGCGATCAATGTGCTCAAAGAATCTATCATCTGTTGGCTGGTCTGCTGCCTCATAGAAGTGATAGAAGCTTCTCTCATCTCTTCGATCAAAGAAAAGAAAGGATCACAGTTATGGATTAGATCGCTCTGAACTTCAGTATATATTTGATTCCCTAATCTGTACCCTTGTTCATGTTCAGGTATATCAGAATTTATATCAATCAGCTTCTCAATATCATCTTTGTATTTTATCAGACTCTGTCCAAAACAATTTTGGAAAGTATCGAAGTCCAGCGTCGATGAACCCTTTGCTTGTGTAAAACATGAACACACGTCGCTACTTAACTGCTTCTTAAGTTCTTGACCATACCCTGAAGCAGCATTTAGGATTAGAGTAGCCAGTAGTAGTGTTTTAAGTAATTTTGTTTTCATAGATATCTGCTAATGTCTAGCTAAACATTCTCAATTATAATCAGCAAAATACGGTTTTACCTCCTTATGGAGGTCTCTGGCATATCTATAGACGTGGGCGCTGAACAATGTTACAATCATCATGATGGCTGACTGAACTGGATTTCTTGTAATGATCCATGCCAGAATGGGTGCGAGGAACATTGCTAAAGCCAAGCCATAGCTGATAAAAATCATGAAGTAGGTTCCATATTTTACAGGTTCATAGTACCACGCCTTTGTAAATGCATCATTATTTTTCTTAAAAGCTTCATACCTCATCTTAGCATAGGCTCTAGCTCGCTCCCGTCTGATATCTTCGTAATCTAAAGATAATACTTCATCTGAAAAATCTATAGCAGATTCAGCAATAGGCGGCCCCTCAGTAAGCAGCTCATATGCTTCCGTTATTTCAATAAACTTCGATTCTGCATCAGGCTCTTTACTTATATCAGGATGATATTTTTTGGCAAGTCCCCTGTATGCATTTTTTATCTCTGCGTTTGACGCTCCTGCCTTTATGCCTAATATCTGGTAAGGGCTCGCCATAAGGTGTCTTAATTGTAAATTTTAGCTACTTTATCTGTTGCGATCATCTAAATACTTTTGTAAAATACAGGCTTATGGATGTGTGCAAAATAAAGGGAAATGGTTTGTCATTCACATAGTTATGCAACAGCTACTGTTGTTATGGCTCGTTTTTCTTTCTCCTTCTTTTAGTACCGTGATCTCTTTTGGTGCAGAATGAAATTACTGTTGTAGATCTTACTTTGACATTTTGACCATCTTTTGTAGCTGGAATCCACATAATAGGCATTTCAGTAACTAATCTTAAGGCTTCTGAATCATAGGGTTCACCGATTCCAATTTCTATTTTCGGATCAATCAATCTTCCTTGTTCATCTATAACATGGCGCACATAGACTTTACCATCTCTTAATGCAACACAACTTGTTGTATCTGCGCTCTTTGTTATTTCATGGCTGATGTTATCACTAATCCACCGATAAATAGCTTCCATTCCTCCGACTGGTTCTGCTCCTGTATCAGCAATTTCAAAAATTACATATTGATCTACCGAATCTTTTTCTTGTCCATGGACATTGAAGTTCGGTGCAATAAAATATAGTAGTAGTATAGGGAAAGCTTTCATAATGAGCTATTACGTCCATTGAATAAAGCAGATGCTCTGCAAAGCTTTTTTCAGATTGTACGCAAAGGTTGTACTCTCTGCAAGAATGGCTGTGGGCTATGGGCTATTTGTTTTATTCTGTTATTATGCCTTGATTATTATTATTTTGATCTGATAGTAACTACATATCCAAGAGTCACTTGAGTCGGTCTAGTAATTCTTCTATCAAAATGAGCAATCTCTAAGATGCCTTTGTGCTTCTTTCCAATAATAATTCCATATGCGTTACCTACAAAACTAAATCGCTTTGGAGGCTCGGGCACAGCATTGTCAGGGTGTGCAAATGTTGAGCTTGAAGCGAAAACATATCTAGGGGTTAAGAATAAGCTTATTTTTTCATGAGGATGTAAAGATGCAAACAATGGCATTGACACGTAGTAATCCATTATTCCAACAAATGTATATAGGGGTACAAATCCCGCTTCAGCACCTATACTTGTGGCAAATAAAGATTCCCTGTTACCTATAAATTGATATTTTGCTTGAGTAGACAGAAAAGTCGCACTATTGAATTTAACTGTTAAATCAAGATTATTTAGAAGTCCATACGTGCCACCAATCTCTATTACTGGCTTATGATCATATTCTTCATCATCGAAAATAGAGTTATGAGAGTACCTCCCGTTTGTAGCGTTAGCCATCAGTTCTAAATTACTCCTCCCAACAGTTCTTCCTGATTGTTGGGTAGTCATAGAAAGACAGCCAGACTGTACAGTAATCAATAAACTCAATATGATGTATACAATTACTTTCATCTGGTAAAGAAGTTTTAATGAAATCAGCTAACTCTGGCTCTTTACAGAATTTTATCTACTCCCATTTTCTCTTAGTCCTACCTCAACCTTATCCTCCGAAGTATTTGAGGCCTTGGAGAATGGAGAATAAGGCATAACTTCCGTTGAATAAAGCAGGCGACCTTCACCGCCGCTCACCGAAAATACGAAAAGTTAGACAATAGCATTATCACTTTATTCTGTTGTTGGCATTCGTTTTTTTTATTTAAAAACTATGTAATCAGTAGTATCTACTAATTCTTGGCCATCTTGAAACTTTAACTTCACAATAAATCTAATAGGGTCAGCTTGAACAGGTTTTTGTTTCAATAGAGCCAAATTAAGGTCAGTATTATTACCATCAAGGGTATTGTAAAAAGAAAATGTAGCAAAGCTTTTATTCAAGATATCTACAAGGTTCCGATTAAATTCAAAATCTATTTGGTCTTCACCGCAATCCTCAAAGCTTCCTCCATTCTCAAAACACTCTTTGATTACTCTTCTGTAGGTAAATAAATCATTCAATGAGGTACCTGCTTTATGTTGGTCGTCAAAGTCTACGGTTGCTAGAATATCCGCTTGC of the Flammeovirgaceae bacterium 311 genome contains:
- a CDS encoding hypothetical protein (COG0457 FOG: TPR repeat); amino-acid sequence: MKTKLLKTLLLATLILNAASGYGQELKKQLSSDVCSCFTQAKGSSTLDFDTFQNCFGQSLIKYKDDIEKLIDINSDIPEHEQGYRLGNQIYTEVQSDLIHNCDPFFSLIEEMREASITSMRQQTSQQMIDSLSTLIAKHQTIDLLWQRGTKYFAFQDLEKAEMDLRECIRLDPNYIQADFFLAWVLERKGEFLKARELYEKVYSVTNKQEILLAIDILKRKHKH
- a CDS encoding Chaperone protein DnaJ (COG0484 DnaJ-class molecular chaperone with C-terminal Zn finger domain), with product MASPYQILGIKAGASNAEIKNAYRGLAKKYHPDISKEPDAESKFIEITEAYELLTEGPPIAESAIDFSDEVLSLDYEDIRRERARAYAKMRYEAFKKNNDAFTKAWYYEPVKYGTYFMIFISYGLALAMFLAPILAWIITRNPVQSAIMMIVTLFSAHVYRYARDLHKEVKPYFADYN
- a CDS encoding outer membrane transport energization protein TonB, with the translated sequence MKAFPILLLYFIAPNFNVHGQEKDSVDQYVIFEIADTGAEPVGGMEAIYRWISDNISHEITKSADTTSCVALRDGKVYVRHVIDEQGRLIDPKIEIGIGEPYDSEALRLVTEMPIMWIPATKDGQNVKVRSTTVISFCTKRDHGTKRRRKKNEP